In Hyphomicrobiales bacterium, the sequence AGACCAATGCCCGCTACGGCATGAAATATCTCGCCATGGCCTACAAGATGGCTGGCGGCGACACCTGCCGCACGATCATGAAATACCAGAGCGGCCATATGACCACGCGCATGAGCGGCGCCAACCGGACTTATTGCGCCAAGGTGCGCACGATCACGGCGCGCAACTGACAGCTTTGTTGCGGCTGCGCTTGACGCCAGCCGCGCCAGCGCGCATCTCCCCCTCGCCAGTCGGCCGGACGGCCGCTCTCGCTTGCGAGGGAGGAAAGTCCGGGCTCCACGGAAACACGGTGCCGGATAACGTCCGGCGGGGGCGACCCCAGGGAAAGCGCCACAGAGATCGAACCGCCTCGCGCCGGGAGCTTCGGCTTTCTTGGCGAGGTAAGGGTGAAAAGGTGCGGTAAGAGCGCACCGCGGACCCGGCAACGGGGACGGCATGGCAAGCCCCACCGGGAGCAAAACCGAATAGGGACGACGCTTTCCGCGCAAGTGGAGAGGGGCTGGTTTCTGAGCCCCGTCGTCCGGGTTGGTTGCTCGAGGCGCGCAGCAATGCGCGTCCCAGAGGAATGGCCGTCACGTCGGAGGAGCGATCCTCCGGCCATCCAGAACCCGGCTTACAGGCCGGCTGGCACCCTCGCATGACGAAATGGGCCGGGAGCGATCCCGGCCCTTCGTTTTTTGCCCGCAGCTTGCACGGGCGTTCAGAGCGTATAGCTCCATTCGGCCGGCACGAAGCGGAAGCCGTTGCCGCTCTTCCTCACCGTGCCGAAGCCGGGGAAGGGCATGTGCGAGCCGCTGAACGGAATGCCGTCCGCGGCGATCATGTCGAGGACGCGCCGGCGCGAGGCGGCTGCCTGGGCGCCGTCGGCGTCGAAGACGAAGGTGATCTCCGGGCGCGCGGTCTGGATCGCGACGTTGTGCACGCAGTCGGCGACCAGCAGGATCTGCTCCTTGCCGGAGGAGACCCGCAGGATGCCGTGGCCCGGCGTATGGCCGGGGGCATCCTCGAGGTTCAGCCCGGTTGAGACCTCGCCGGCCTTCACCTTGCGGGTGCGGGCGGCATAGGGTGCCAGCGAGTTGCGGGCGGATTCGAAGAACGGCTTGGCCTCGGCCGGAACCCGGCTGAGAATGCCGTCATCGTGCCAGAAGGCGTATTCCGTCTCGTTGATGACGACCTCGGCATTGGGGAAGCGCGCGGTCTTCTGCGCGGTGACGAGCCCCTCGGCATGGTCGGGGTGGGCATGGGTCAGGATCACGGCATCGATCTGGGCGGGCTCGATGCCGGCTGCGCGGAGATTGGCCTCCGCCCGGCCCATCGTGTCGCCGAGCCCGGTCCAGGCGCCGCCGCCGGTGTCGAGGAGATAGGTCCGGTCCCTGGTGTTGATGACGAAGGCGTTGACCGAAGTCGGCAGCGCATCGGTCATTCCCGCCTCGGCGACGAGGCGCGAGACCTCGCCGGCCTCAGTGCTCGCGAAGGATTTCGCCCCGAGCGGCACATAGCCGTCCAGGATCGCGGTGATCTCGATGTCGCCGACCTTGCGGCGATAGATGCCCGGGACTTGCGCGGCGGTCTGCGGGGCGCGGGCGAGAGCGGGCAATGCCGGGAGAAGCGCGGCGGCCGAGCCGGCAAGCCATTGGCGACGGTTCAACATGGCTGTGTTCCAGAGGCTGGAGGAAAAGGCTTCCGGAAACGACGCCCGCGCCGCCCGAAGGTGGCGTGGGACTTGATCGTCTCGCGGCCAGGATGGCCCGGCCGCGAGAGGAAGATGGGCGGGCGGGCCTCAGGCCGCAACCTGCAGGTCGACAGAGATGTTGCCACGGGTCGCGTGGGAATAGGGGCAAACGATATGGGCCTTCTGGACGAGATCCTCGACCTTGGCCTTGTCGAGGCCCGGCACGGAGATGGTCAGCTTGACCGCGATGCCGAAGCCGGTGCCGTCGTCGCGCGGGCCGATGCCAACATCGGCGCTGACGCGGGCATTCTCGGGAACCTTCACGCCTTCCTTGCCGGCGACGAACTTCAGCGCGCCGAGGAAGCAGGCCGAATAGCCCATCGAGAAGAGCTGCTCGGGATTGGTGCCTTCGCCGCCGCCGCCGCCGAGTTCCTTGGGCGTGTTCAGCACGAGCTTGACGTTGCCGGTGTCGGTCGCGGCCTGGCCTTCGCGGCCGCCGGTAGCGGAACCATGGGCGGTGTAGAGGATCTTCATGGGAGGGCTCCTTGCTTGGGTGGGTCAGTGGTTGCTATTTAGATTGTGCACAATTAGATTGTCAACAACTAATTCGAGACTGCGCGGAGGCGGTTGATTATGGGGCCGCTTTCGGTTTTGCGTGAAGCATGTTGGTCGGTGAGGGCGCGATGGCGAAGCGGGACAAGGCCGGGGACGGGATGCCGCGCCTGGAGCAGCAGCTCTGCTTCGCGGTCTATCAGGTCGGCCATGCCTTCAACCGGGCCTATCGCCCGATCCTGGTCGAGCTTGGGCTCACCTATCCGCAATATCTCGTCATGCTCGTGCTCTGGGAGCAGGACGGGTTGGCGGTGAAGGAGCTCGGCGAGCGGCTGATGCTCGATTCCGGCACGCTGACGCCGTTGCTGAAGCGGCTGGAGGCCTCCGGCCTGATCCGGCGCGAGCGCGACGCCCGCGACGAGCGGCAGGTGCGCATCCGCCTTGCCGAGAAGGGCGAGGGGTTGCGGGAGCAGGGGCGCTGCGTCCAGGAGGCGATCGGGCGCGCGCTGGGCGGGACGGCCGGGGAGGCGGAGCGGCTGCGCAGCCAGCTCGATCTCGTCCGCGATGCGCTGCTGGTGTCCTCCCGCGACGACTGAGCGCGCCGCCTTTCATCCATGATGCTCGTCATTCCGGATCGGCGCCGCTTCGCGGCTTGTCCGGAATGACGGCCGTTTTCTGAAAAATTTTTCGCAGCAAAGGGCATCTCGC encodes:
- the ohrR gene encoding Organic hydroperoxide resistance transcriptional regulator, giving the protein MAKRDKAGDGMPRLEQQLCFAVYQVGHAFNRAYRPILVELGLTYPQYLVMLVLWEQDGLAVKELGERLMLDSGTLTPLLKRLEASGLIRRERDARDERQVRIRLAEKGEGLREQGRCVQEAIGRALGGTAGEAERLRSQLDLVRDALLVSSRDD
- the ohr gene encoding Organic hydroperoxide resistance protein — its product is MKILYTAHGSATGGREGQAATDTGNVKLVLNTPKELGGGGGEGTNPEQLFSMGYSACFLGALKFVAGKEGVKVPENARVSADVGIGPRDDGTGFGIAVKLTISVPGLDKAKVEDLVQKAHIVCPYSHATRGNISVDLQVAA
- a CDS encoding MBL fold metallo-hydrolase yields the protein MLNRRQWLAGSAAALLPALPALARAPQTAAQVPGIYRRKVGDIEITAILDGYVPLGAKSFASTEAGEVSRLVAEAGMTDALPTSVNAFVINTRDRTYLLDTGGGAWTGLGDTMGRAEANLRAAGIEPAQIDAVILTHAHPDHAEGLVTAQKTARFPNAEVVINETEYAFWHDDGILSRVPAEAKPFFESARNSLAPYAARTRKVKAGEVSTGLNLEDAPGHTPGHGILRVSSGKEQILLVADCVHNVAIQTARPEITFVFDADGAQAAASRRRVLDMIAADGIPFSGSHMPFPGFGTVRKSGNGFRFVPAEWSYTL